A window from Aerococcus sp. Group 1 encodes these proteins:
- the serC gene encoding 3-phosphoserine/phosphohydroxythreonine transaminase, with product MTRLWNFSAGPATLPLEVLENVQENLVDYHGQGLSVLEMSHRSDSFQEIIEGAEALIRELLAVPSNYQVLFMQGGATLQFSALPLNLLKNGKAAYLIGGSWGEKAYKEAKKLTGKATILASSKDDQYQKLPVLTDFNSSDYDYIHITSNNTIEGTQFRNYPDAKSSNLVADMSSDFLSHPVDVSQFALIYAGAQKNVGPAGVSVVIIRDDLLEDNGQVIPTYLDYKTHASKHSLYNTPPTFSIYVMRLVLEWIKNQRGLAAIDQINQRKAAKLYQAIDQSEIFVNPVLPSDRSLMNIPFTSQDADIDQEFIQVAKEKGFINLKGHRSVGGMRASIYNAFPEAGVDALVQFMKDFESEVKHEKN from the coding sequence ATGACTCGTTTGTGGAATTTCTCTGCCGGACCGGCAACTTTACCCTTAGAAGTATTGGAAAATGTTCAGGAGAACTTAGTTGATTATCATGGTCAAGGCTTATCCGTTTTGGAAATGAGTCATCGATCAGACTCTTTTCAGGAGATCATTGAAGGAGCAGAAGCTTTAATTCGCGAATTATTAGCTGTCCCTTCCAATTATCAAGTGTTATTTATGCAAGGTGGTGCAACCTTGCAATTTTCAGCACTTCCATTAAACTTATTAAAAAACGGTAAAGCGGCTTACCTTATTGGTGGTAGTTGGGGTGAGAAAGCCTATAAAGAAGCTAAAAAATTAACCGGTAAGGCTACTATTCTAGCCTCTTCTAAAGACGATCAATACCAAAAATTACCCGTCTTAACCGATTTTAATTCCAGTGACTATGATTACATTCATATCACCAGTAACAATACCATTGAGGGAACCCAATTCCGAAATTATCCTGATGCCAAAAGCTCAAACTTAGTCGCTGATATGTCATCGGACTTCCTTAGCCATCCCGTGGATGTTTCTCAATTTGCTTTGATTTATGCGGGGGCGCAAAAGAATGTTGGACCAGCTGGTGTCAGTGTAGTGATTATCCGTGATGATTTATTAGAGGATAATGGTCAAGTAATTCCGACTTATTTAGACTATAAAACCCATGCCAGCAAGCATTCCTTATACAACACCCCACCAACCTTCTCTATTTATGTGATGCGTTTAGTTCTGGAATGGATTAAAAACCAGAGGGGCTTAGCCGCTATTGACCAAATCAATCAAAGAAAAGCCGCTAAACTCTACCAAGCCATTGATCAATCAGAAATCTTTGTTAACCCGGTTCTTCCATCAGATCGCTCACTCATGAATATTCCTTTTACCAGCCAAGATGCTGACATCGACCAAGAATTTATCCAAGTAGCCAAGGAGAAAGGATTTATTAATTTGAAAGGTCATCGTTCTGTAGGTGGGATGCGCGCAAGCATCTATAATGCCTTTCCTGAAGCGGGTGTGGATGCCTTAGTCCAATTCATGAAGGATTTTGAAAGTGAGGTTAAACATGAAAAAAATTAA
- a CDS encoding phosphoglycerate kinase has product MAKETVKDVNVQGKKILMRVDFNVPMKDGEITDDNRMVQALPTIKYVIEQGGKLILFSHLGKVKSEEDKKDKSLAPVAKHLEELLGQKVVFVPATRGQELEEAIDQLNDGEVLLFENTRFEDVDGKKESGNDPELGKYWASLGDGIFVNDAFGTAHRAHASNVGISANVDHAVAGFLMEKELNFLGDAVNNPKRPFVAILGGAKVSDKIAVIESLLNKADKVLIGGGMAYTFLKAKGYEVGNSLLEEDRVSLAKEIMEKAGDKLYLPVDVVVADDFSNDANTQVVAADAIPEGWEGLDSGPKTNELFAKQLEDAKTVVWNGPMGVFEMEKFAVGTNAVCKAVADLDDAITIVGGGDSASAAKNSGFAEKFSHISTGGGASLQFLEGNPLPGVEALSEK; this is encoded by the coding sequence ATGGCAAAAGAAACTGTAAAAGATGTTAATGTCCAAGGTAAAAAGATTTTAATGCGGGTTGACTTCAATGTCCCTATGAAGGATGGAGAAATTACCGATGATAATCGTATGGTCCAAGCCCTACCAACGATTAAGTATGTCATTGAGCAAGGCGGGAAATTGATTTTATTTTCCCACTTAGGCAAAGTCAAAAGTGAAGAAGATAAAAAAGACAAGTCCCTTGCTCCCGTAGCCAAACACTTAGAAGAACTCTTAGGGCAAAAAGTAGTCTTTGTTCCTGCGACTCGGGGACAAGAGTTAGAAGAAGCCATTGACCAATTAAATGACGGGGAAGTTTTACTCTTTGAAAATACCCGTTTTGAAGATGTTGATGGCAAGAAAGAATCCGGTAACGATCCTGAATTAGGTAAATACTGGGCTTCATTAGGCGACGGTATTTTTGTTAACGATGCCTTTGGGACCGCTCACCGTGCCCATGCATCTAATGTTGGTATTTCTGCTAATGTTGACCATGCGGTAGCTGGCTTCTTGATGGAAAAGGAATTAAACTTCTTAGGGGATGCAGTCAATAATCCTAAGCGACCTTTTGTTGCTATCTTAGGTGGGGCTAAAGTTTCCGATAAAATTGCCGTGATCGAATCCTTACTTAATAAGGCCGACAAAGTGCTTATTGGTGGGGGTATGGCTTATACCTTCTTAAAAGCAAAGGGTTATGAAGTGGGGAACTCCTTGTTAGAAGAAGACCGTGTTTCATTAGCTAAAGAAATTATGGAAAAAGCTGGTGACAAACTTTACCTGCCAGTAGATGTTGTCGTTGCCGATGACTTTTCAAATGACGCTAATACGCAAGTAGTGGCTGCTGATGCCATTCCTGAAGGTTGGGAAGGATTGGATTCCGGTCCTAAGACCAATGAATTATTCGCTAAACAATTAGAAGATGCCAAGACGGTCGTATGGAATGGCCCTATGGGTGTCTTTGAAATGGAAAAATTTGCCGTTGGTACCAATGCCGTATGTAAAGCGGTTGCTGACCTTGACGATGCCATTACTATTGTTGGTGGTGGAGATTCTGCATCTGCTGCTAAGAATTCAGGCTTTGCAGAAAAATTCTCACACATTTCTACCGGTGGGGGAGCTTCTTTACAATTCTTAGAAGGTAATCCTCTACCAGGTGTTGAAGCGTTAAGTGAAAAATAA
- a CDS encoding YutD-like domain-containing protein has product MSQTEDRQAWIEQRKSDNYIFADVIQQADDRYLINGQAFQVVKDAEAGIDKQELANRYMDILDSYDYVVGDWSFQQLRLKGFYEDKLPHTSIDQQISF; this is encoded by the coding sequence ATGTCTCAAACAGAAGACCGCCAAGCTTGGATAGAACAACGTAAGAGCGACAATTATATTTTTGCTGATGTCATCCAACAGGCTGATGATCGCTATTTAATCAATGGTCAAGCTTTTCAAGTGGTTAAGGATGCTGAAGCGGGCATCGATAAGCAGGAGTTAGCTAACCGCTATATGGATATTTTGGATTCCTATGACTATGTGGTGGGCGATTGGAGTTTTCAACAATTGCGTTTGAAGGGTTTTTATGAAGATAAATTACCCCACACCAGTATTGACCAACAAATTTCTTTTTAG
- the tpiA gene encoding triose-phosphate isomerase, protein MRQVLIAGNWKLNKTASEATDFIEDLKAKLSGKEKAEVLVCPPALYVQSLLSESQDTNIKVGAQNCYYENSGAFTGEISPLALADLGASYVVIGHSERRELFNESDEDVAKKAKAIFDNGMTPIICCGETLEQREEGIAKEWITGQIKAALKELSQEEIAKSVIAYEPIWAIGTGKTASPEDAEEICSHIRDVVFEVAGQEASDAVRVLYGGSVKPANVKDILAQENIDGALVGGASLQVDDFLALVNAAE, encoded by the coding sequence GTGAGACAAGTTTTAATTGCCGGAAACTGGAAATTAAATAAAACCGCTAGTGAAGCAACAGATTTTATTGAAGACTTGAAAGCTAAATTAAGTGGTAAGGAAAAGGCTGAAGTTTTGGTTTGCCCACCAGCTCTATACGTTCAAAGCTTACTCTCTGAAAGTCAAGACACTAACATTAAAGTTGGTGCTCAAAACTGCTACTATGAAAATAGTGGGGCTTTCACTGGAGAAATTTCACCTTTAGCTTTAGCAGATCTAGGAGCGAGCTACGTGGTTATCGGCCACTCTGAACGTCGGGAATTATTTAACGAAAGCGATGAAGATGTTGCTAAGAAAGCTAAAGCAATCTTCGATAATGGTATGACACCAATTATTTGTTGTGGTGAAACCTTAGAGCAACGTGAAGAAGGTATTGCCAAAGAATGGATCACTGGACAAATCAAGGCAGCCTTAAAAGAACTTAGCCAAGAAGAAATTGCTAAAAGTGTCATTGCTTATGAACCTATCTGGGCAATTGGTACCGGTAAAACCGCCTCTCCAGAAGACGCTGAAGAAATTTGTAGCCACATTCGTGACGTTGTCTTTGAAGTAGCTGGTCAAGAAGCTAGTGACGCTGTTCGTGTCCTCTACGGTGGTTCAGTGAAACCTGCTAATGTTAAAGATATCTTAGCCCAAGAAAATATTGATGGTGCCCTAGTAGGGGGAGCTAGTCTTCAAGTTGACGATTTTCTTGCTTTAGTTAATGCTGCAGAATAA
- the secG gene encoding preprotein translocase subunit SecG has translation MKNILLISIIVISILLILAVIISPAKTSSSANITGAMDQGMNGKKARGFDAAMDRIISVLGFAFMIIAVVLAKLSS, from the coding sequence TTGAAAAATATATTACTTATTTCAATAATTGTAATTAGTATTTTATTGATATTAGCAGTGATTATTTCCCCAGCCAAAACAAGTTCCAGTGCCAATATCACAGGTGCAATGGACCAAGGAATGAATGGAAAAAAGGCCCGCGGTTTTGACGCGGCTATGGATCGCATTATTAGCGTTCTAGGATTTGCCTTTATGATAATTGCTGTCGTGTTAGCAAAATTATCTTCCTAG
- a CDS encoding TIGR01906 family membrane protein: MARNIRFYLGLSSLVIFILCGAITFTIWFTPLYYLSAYLEEVNQVADLSWLEIFQDYHRIIAYLNFPWIESLSLIHFPMSDQGSFHFYEVKRLFQLLYLILFASGLLSALFLKKLKNVKGYFYLYRPMKGLMVLPLLLIPLFLIFFDQVFVLFHQVLFNNDAWLFDPKLDPVIEILPETFFLACFILVVVLVEGAFYYFYRLGKTSLEK; this comes from the coding sequence ATGGCAAGAAATATCCGATTTTACTTAGGACTTAGCAGCCTGGTGATTTTTATATTGTGTGGAGCGATTACCTTCACGATTTGGTTTACCCCACTTTATTATCTGAGTGCATATCTTGAAGAGGTCAATCAAGTCGCTGATTTATCATGGTTGGAGATTTTCCAGGACTACCATCGTATTATTGCTTACCTCAATTTTCCTTGGATTGAGAGCTTATCTTTAATTCACTTTCCTATGAGCGACCAGGGATCTTTTCATTTTTATGAAGTAAAGCGTTTATTTCAACTTTTATACCTGATATTGTTTGCGAGTGGCTTGCTTTCGGCTCTTTTTTTGAAAAAATTAAAGAATGTGAAAGGCTATTTTTATTTATATCGGCCCATGAAGGGGTTAATGGTCTTACCTCTTTTATTAATACCGCTCTTCCTTATATTTTTTGACCAGGTTTTTGTTCTATTCCATCAAGTTTTATTCAATAATGATGCTTGGCTCTTTGATCCCAAGCTTGACCCAGTGATTGAAATCTTGCCAGAGACATTCTTTTTGGCTTGCTTTATTTTGGTGGTGGTTCTGGTTGAGGGGGCTTTTTATTATTTTTATCGTCTAGGAAAAACTAGTCTCGAAAAGTAG
- a CDS encoding HAD-IIA family hydrolase encodes MRKAKKIKGLLIDLDGTVYRGKSPIKGAKAFIEKLINSQTPFLFLTNNSMRSHQEVQAFLEKEHHILVDPERVYSSVDALVYALKDAYHQVDHQQAAYIIGSEILKKSVSDLGFELRTNIDQQIDLVVVGLNQNVFYDQLAQAAIAVQRGADFYLTNPDIQFPDERGFVPGAGSLGRMISEVSRTRPMVCGKPEKMIMSGALAKLGLQAEEVAMLGDNLTTDILAANRIDMPAILIETGVHHKEDLEDFSAKPDYIVKDYEELGKLWQEISDFT; translated from the coding sequence ATGAGAAAAGCTAAGAAGATAAAAGGCTTATTGATTGATTTGGATGGAACGGTTTATCGTGGGAAAAGTCCCATTAAGGGAGCTAAAGCATTTATTGAAAAACTCATTAATAGTCAAACGCCCTTTTTATTTTTAACCAATAATTCCATGAGGTCCCACCAAGAAGTCCAAGCTTTCCTAGAAAAGGAACATCATATCTTGGTTGATCCAGAAAGAGTTTATAGTAGTGTAGATGCCTTAGTTTATGCTCTGAAAGACGCTTACCACCAGGTTGATCACCAACAGGCCGCTTATATTATTGGTAGTGAAATTCTTAAAAAGAGTGTCAGTGACTTAGGCTTTGAACTAAGAACAAATATTGATCAGCAGATTGATCTAGTTGTCGTAGGCTTGAATCAAAATGTTTTTTATGACCAGCTCGCTCAAGCAGCTATTGCAGTCCAAAGAGGGGCGGATTTTTACTTAACTAACCCGGATATACAATTTCCAGATGAACGAGGGTTTGTGCCCGGTGCTGGCTCACTAGGTCGTATGATCAGTGAGGTAAGTCGGACTCGTCCGATGGTTTGTGGCAAACCAGAAAAAATGATTATGTCCGGTGCCTTAGCTAAGCTAGGTCTTCAAGCCGAAGAAGTGGCCATGCTGGGTGATAACTTAACCACTGATATCTTAGCGGCAAATCGTATAGATATGCCGGCGATATTAATTGAGACCGGTGTCCATCATAAAGAAGACTTAGAAGATTTTTCTGCTAAGCCAGATTATATCGTTAAAGATTATGAGGAATTAGGAAAATTATGGCAAGAAATATCCGATTTTACTTAG
- the eno gene encoding phosphopyruvate hydratase, which produces MSLITNIHAREILDSRGNPTVEVELYTELGAFGRGLVPSGASTGEHEAVELRDGDKDRYEGKGVLKAVENVNTVIAEAIVGMEVTDQVGIDEAMIALDGTKNKGKLGANAILGVSLAAAHAAADELDVPLYNYLGGFNAHVLPTPMMNIVNGGSHSDAPIAFQEFMIVPAGAPSFREALRWGAETFHALKGILKGRGLETSVGDEGGFAPRFDGTEDALQTIIEAIEAAGRKPGEDIFIALDCASSEFYIDGKYDYTKFEGEGAAVRSAAEQVEYIEELVNKYPIISVEDGMDENDWEGFKLLTERIGDKVQLVGDDLYVTNTDYLKRGIEEGIANSILIKVNQIGTLTETFNAIEMAKRANYTAVVSHRSGETEDATIADIAVATNAGQIKTGSLSRTDRMAKYNQLLRIEDQLGETAEYQGIHAFYNLSK; this is translated from the coding sequence ATGTCATTAATTACTAACATCCATGCCCGTGAAATTTTGGACTCCCGTGGTAACCCAACCGTTGAAGTAGAATTATATACTGAATTAGGCGCATTCGGCCGTGGTTTAGTACCTTCTGGTGCTTCTACTGGTGAACATGAAGCGGTTGAACTTCGTGATGGCGACAAAGATCGTTATGAAGGTAAGGGTGTCCTAAAAGCTGTTGAAAATGTTAATACAGTGATTGCTGAAGCTATTGTTGGTATGGAAGTTACTGACCAAGTAGGTATTGATGAAGCAATGATCGCTTTAGACGGTACCAAGAACAAAGGTAAATTAGGGGCTAATGCTATCTTAGGTGTTTCTCTTGCTGCTGCTCATGCTGCTGCTGATGAATTAGATGTGCCATTGTATAACTACTTAGGTGGATTCAATGCCCATGTTTTACCTACTCCAATGATGAATATTGTTAACGGTGGTTCTCACTCAGACGCACCAATTGCCTTCCAAGAATTTATGATTGTGCCTGCAGGGGCTCCTTCATTTAGAGAAGCTCTACGTTGGGGTGCTGAAACCTTCCACGCTTTGAAAGGTATCCTTAAAGGCCGCGGTTTAGAAACTTCCGTTGGTGACGAAGGTGGTTTTGCTCCTCGTTTTGACGGTACTGAAGACGCTTTACAAACCATTATTGAAGCCATTGAAGCTGCTGGACGTAAACCAGGTGAAGATATATTTATCGCTTTAGACTGTGCTTCTTCTGAATTCTACATTGATGGAAAATATGACTACACTAAATTTGAAGGTGAAGGCGCTGCTGTTCGTTCTGCTGCTGAACAAGTTGAATACATCGAAGAACTAGTTAACAAATACCCAATCATCTCTGTTGAAGATGGTATGGACGAAAATGACTGGGAAGGTTTCAAATTATTAACCGAACGTATCGGTGATAAAGTTCAATTAGTTGGTGATGACCTCTATGTAACTAACACCGACTACTTGAAACGTGGTATTGAAGAAGGCATTGCAAACTCAATCTTAATTAAGGTTAACCAAATTGGTACCTTAACTGAAACCTTCAACGCCATCGAAATGGCTAAACGTGCTAACTACACCGCCGTTGTTTCCCACCGTTCTGGTGAAACTGAAGATGCAACCATCGCTGACATTGCTGTAGCAACCAACGCTGGTCAAATTAAGACCGGTTCCTTATCACGTACAGACCGGATGGCTAAATATAACCAATTACTACGTATCGAAGACCAACTTGGTGAAACTGCTGAATACCAAGGAATCCATGCATTCTACAACTTAAGCAAATAA
- a CDS encoding 3-phosphoglycerate dehydrogenase family protein — MKKINTLDNIAETGLNYLRKQGYLINNDQEPDALILRSSDIHNYNFSSQLKAIGRSGVGVNNIPVDECSEKGIVVFNAPGANANSVKELVIAMMINLSRNVFQAEHWINRLDGENVHKQVEAGKKMFRGQELMGKTLGVIGLGNVGARVANAGIELGMDVIGYDNYISVKNAWQINQKVSYCDDVKDIFQQSDYITIHTPYTEETHHLIGFENLSLVKTGAIILNYSRQETVDPQAMLTFLENGMVKYFASDFYFEELAGREDFIMTPHLGASTEQSEEKCALMVAQEVNHYLESGEIKNSVNFPNVEMTFNAPLRLSIINENIPNMVAGISRYLADEDINIEKIINKSRGNYAYTLVDVSGDDLLSKVNTFMEDVRSVKGIKKIRMIQNPHKK, encoded by the coding sequence ATGAAAAAAATTAACACTTTAGACAATATCGCTGAAACAGGGCTTAATTATTTACGTAAACAAGGCTACTTAATTAATAATGACCAAGAGCCGGACGCTCTTATTTTACGCAGTAGCGATATTCATAACTACAACTTTTCGTCTCAACTAAAAGCAATCGGGCGCTCAGGTGTGGGGGTAAATAATATTCCTGTTGATGAATGTAGTGAAAAGGGGATTGTTGTCTTTAATGCACCGGGGGCCAACGCCAACTCGGTTAAGGAACTGGTTATTGCTATGATGATTAATCTCTCTCGCAATGTCTTTCAAGCAGAACATTGGATCAACCGCTTAGATGGGGAAAATGTCCACAAGCAAGTTGAAGCCGGAAAGAAGATGTTCCGTGGTCAAGAGCTAATGGGCAAGACCTTAGGAGTTATTGGCCTTGGTAATGTCGGCGCTCGGGTCGCTAATGCGGGAATTGAACTAGGTATGGATGTCATTGGCTATGATAACTATATTTCAGTGAAAAATGCTTGGCAAATTAACCAAAAAGTGTCTTATTGTGATGATGTGAAAGATATTTTCCAACAATCCGACTACATCACCATCCACACCCCCTATACCGAAGAAACCCACCATTTAATTGGCTTTGAAAACCTCTCTCTGGTTAAAACAGGAGCGATTATTCTTAACTATTCACGTCAAGAAACAGTTGATCCCCAAGCCATGCTTACCTTCTTAGAAAATGGCATGGTGAAATACTTTGCTAGTGATTTCTATTTTGAAGAATTGGCAGGTAGGGAGGACTTTATTATGACTCCTCACTTAGGAGCAAGCACCGAACAATCTGAAGAAAAGTGTGCCTTGATGGTGGCCCAAGAAGTAAATCATTACCTGGAAAGCGGCGAAATCAAGAATTCTGTCAACTTCCCCAATGTGGAAATGACCTTCAATGCGCCATTACGTCTGTCCATTATTAATGAAAACATTCCTAATATGGTGGCTGGGATATCTCGTTACCTAGCAGATGAAGATATTAACATCGAAAAAATTATCAATAAGAGTCGAGGAAATTATGCTTACACCTTAGTCGATGTGAGTGGGGATGATCTTTTAAGCAAAGTCAATACCTTTATGGAAGATGTTAGAAGCGTTAAAGGAATTAAAAAGATTCGTATGATTCAAAATCCTCATAAAAAATAA